The following DNA comes from Candidatus Stoquefichus sp. SB1.
TTTCAAAATGTTTAATTAATTCATGATAAGCCATCTTTTTCAACCTCGCTATGTTAAATTATAACATACTCAAAAGAAAAGACATATGTATCTTTGTAAGTTCTTATATGATACTACATGGAAATGAACATAAAGACAGCATAAGATGTACTGTCTTTATGTTTTTTAGTAATAAAAATAAGGATTATTGATGAAAACGAGAATTGTATTCATTCAGAAATTTTTCAAATATTTGAATGTGTAATTGTTCATCAAGTATGATACGTTGAAGAACATTTTGAATAACAGGTTCATCAATACAAGATATTTGATATTGATAGATATCAATAGTATTTTGTTCTTGAATAATTGCATTTTCTAACATTGTTTGAATTTGTCGTGGATAGACATTATATCCAGGTGACCAATATTCTAAAAAGTCATTTTGACAATCCCATAGGCGAGGATCAATACCTAGTTTACAGCACATTTTTGCAAAAATATCTAAATGATGCATTTCTACAATACTTATTTCATGCATAGCTATAGAAAGATCTTTCCAGCTATTTTCCATAATAACGTTGTTATAAAAGTAAAGACTGACTGCATTCATTTCTGAATGTAATCCACCTACATTAGATAGTATCATTTGTCCATAATGAATATTGATATCTAGTTGATCAATAGATGGATAAGGTTTATCGACGTAATATTTCATATATAAAAACCTCCATATTCATAAATATGAAGGTTAAATTCTATTTATTCAATATTTTTTCAAAACCTATTCGTGGTGCACCACTAGCCAAAGTAATTGTACCACAAGCTATAAAGTCATGCTTTGTTAAAAAACGTTGCATTGACTGATTATCCATGTGAGTATCAATTCTTATACTCTTAATATTATTGTGAAAACATTGACTAGTTACATAATCTAATAATTGATTGGCTAGATTTTGTCCTTTCATTGTTTCATCAACAACAATTCTATGAATAATTGCATAGCGTTGTTGAGAAGTCAACCATTGTCCTTGAATGACAGCATAGCAAGGATCATCTTCTATAGCAAAATACATTGTACCAACAATTTTATCATCATTAATAAGAACATAACTATGTTGTTTATGTATGTCATCCAAAATAGTTTCACTATTTGGATAACCGTCCTGCCATTGATCAATATTATTTTCTTTAAAATAATTTTGAGCTTGATGAACCAGCACCATAATATCTTTAACATCAGTACAGGTAGATTTTCTAATTTTCATAATCATTCTCCCTTAAACCATATAAAATTAAATCATGATATTTCCCATCTTTAAAAACATGATTTTTTAAGTATCCTTCTTTTACAAAATGATTATGTTCTAATACTTGTGCAGAAGCAATATTTTCAGCATAAACTTCAGCACAAATCTTTGTAATAGGATAGTAATCAAATAAGTAACGACATAACATATGCACAACTTTACTCATAATACCAAGTCCCCAATAATGACTATTCAACCAATAACCAATATCACAATTCTTCATATAGATATCTTTATGAAACGTAACACCCACACAACCCACACAAATATCATTAACAACAATTCCAAAATCGACAGCACGATTTGTTAGTGAATGTGTAATAAAAGACATTGCATGATCAAGTGTATAGGGATAAGGAAAAGAGTTTCTTAAATATTGATGAATATGCGAATCATTAGCAGCATTCGCTAACTCACATGGATCAATATCAGCAAGACTTTTTAATTCAATTTTCATTATTTCCTCCTTTAAGGAAGAGGTTTTTCACTCGCAAGATACAGATCATACCATTGTTGACGTGTTAATTGTACATCACAAGCCTGAGAACTTTCTTTTAAGTGAGCAGGAGATGTTGTACCAACAATTGGTTGCATACATGCAGGATGACGCAATAGCCATGCAATAGCAATTGCACTCTTCGTTACATGATATTCATCAGCAAGCTCTTGCATGACATCATTTAATTTTTGATAATCAGGATTATCTAAGAATGTTCCTTCTGCCCAAGATGCCTGAACAACACTCCAAGGCTGAATAGTGATATCTTTAAGACGACAATAATCTAAAACACCACCATCTTTATCTTGAGCCCAAGCTTCTTTCATATTCATATTTAAACCAGAATCAATCATAACAGAATGAACAATAGATAATTGTAACTGATTAATAATAATAGGATGTTTTGTGTACTTTTGTAATAATTCTATTTGTAAAGGGGTGTGGTTAGAAACACCAAAATATTTAACTAGACCAGCATCATATAGTTCGTCAAAGGCTTCAGCAACTTCCTTTGGATCACATAGTGCATCAGGTCTATGTAACAATAGAATATCAACATAATCAGTATGAAGTCTATCAAGTGAAGCTTTCACACTCTTTATGATATGTTCCTTTGAAAAATCATATCTTTTTCCAGGAACAATAGCACATTTTGTTTGAATAATCATTTTTTCACGTAATTCAGGATGACGTTGGAGCACTTCACCAAAAACAGCTTCAGATTTTCCAGCACCATAAATATCAGCATGATCAAAGAAATTAATCCCTTCATCAAGAGCAGCATAAATCAGTTTTTCAACATCATCAACACTCTTATCAGCAATTCTCATGCAACCTAAAGCAATTCTAGAAACAGTTAAATCAGTATGTGGTAATTGATAATATAACATAAATATTTCCTCCTTGTTGTTATTGTACTAAATAATCGCTATAATGTAAAAGATAAATCATTATGATTTCAACAAAGGAGTGAGAATATGGTATATCATATTGTAAATGTAGTTGTCTATGTAATATCAATTGCTATGGCAATGTTTGGATTAAGTTGTTTTCGATTTGAAAATTATATAAAACCAACCAAAATTAGAGAATTTTATTTATTTTATATTGTTGCTTCAGTAGCACTAGGATATCTATTTGCATCGTTTATTTTATCATTTGGGACACTCAGTTTTCAGTTATAATTAAAGAAGTTAAGCATATATTGTATTATGAAAACAATATATACAAAACTTCTTTTTGTTTGTGTTTTGATATTAATGATTGGATGTTTGCATTATCAAGAAGCAATTACATATTTACAATCTCATTATCAATCACAAAACAAACAATCAGATTATACAGTGACGGTCAAAACAAAATCTAAAACACTGAAAGTTCCTCTTGAAGATTATGTTGTTGGTGTTGTTGCAGGAGAAATGCCAGTGAGTTTTGAGGTAGAAGCACTAAAAGCTCAAGTCGTGGCAGCAAGAACTTTTGTATTATCAAGGAAGCTGAAAGTTGATAATACAACAAATTCGCAAGTTTATTTAACAGATGAACAAATGAAAAAAAATTGGGGTGACAATTATCAAAAAAATAAAGCAAAAATAGAAAAAGCTGTTAAAGAAACAAGTTATGAAGTTATGACATATCAGGGAGAATATATTTCAGCTATGTTTTTTTCAAGCAGTAATGGGAAAACTGTTAATTGCGAGGATTATTTTACAGGTGAAGTTGCTTATTTAAAATCTGTTGATAGTCATTGGGATGTCAGTATTGATCCAACAAATGAAAGAAAAAAGACATTTACAAAACAAGAACTTGCAAAAGCATTTGGTGTAACATCACCTAATATTGAAATAACCTCATATACATCTAGTGGTTATGTTAAAAATGTCATTGTTAATGGAAAAACATATACAGGAAGAGAAGTGAGAGAAAAATTATCTTTAGCATCTTCATGTTTTCAAATTTCATTAAGCTCAAAAGGCTATACCTTTACAACCAAAGGAAGTGGACATGGTGTAGGTATGAGTCAATATGGTGCTCAGGCAATGGCTAAGGAAAATAAAAATTATAAAGATATTTTAAATCATTATTATCAAAATATTGAAATTAGAAGTATAGAGTCTTAACTTTTGTTCATACTTAGATTGAGGTGAAAGTATGAAAAAAAGATCTTTTAAATACAAAAAAGCCCTAGGGATTACCTTGGCTCTTGCATTATTTTTAGGTGGTATTGGTGTTGTTCAAAAAGTTTTAGATAACCATACGAGTGATTTTGAAGATGAATCAGTTGTTAAAGTAGAAGAAAAGAAAAAAACAACAGAAGAAACTGAAAAGAAAACAATTGAAAATTTAAAATCGCCAGTTAAAGATGGTATCGGTATTGTTAGATATTATTATAATAAAGATGATGATGCCCCAAAACAAGAACAATCACTTATCTTATTTGAAGGTGTTTATAGACCTAATCAAGGAGTTGATTATGCTAATAAAAATGAAACATTTGATGTATTAGCATCAATCAGTGGAACAGTCACTAAAAAAACAAATGATCCTGTTCTTGGATGGGTTGTAACAATTACCAATAGTGATAAAATATCAACAACTTATGAATCATTATCTAGTGTTTCTGTTGAAATGAATAAAACAGTTAAACAAGGTGATGTAATTGGTAAAAGTGGAGAAAATGTATATGAAGCAGATTTGAAAAATCATTTACATTTTATTTTACAAAAAGATGATCAATTATTTAATCCAGAGAAATATATTGGTCAACCTCTCAATACAATTAAATAAGTGATAAAATAGTGGTGATACAAATATCATCACTATTTTACATATTTTAACAATAAGGAATTATAACATTGTATTTTTTATGATGTTTTGATATACTATACATGTACTGTATAGGTCAAGATGAGACTCTTATAAAGTTTGATTTGGCCTGTAAATAAAATTCAAATTCGTATACCTATACTATTTGGTACTAGCTATTTATTGCATAATAAGTAGCTTTTTTTGTGCTTTAATGCTTCTATAGACAGGTTTGTCATGCAGTTTGTTAAAGTATGCATTTATGAATTTTATTGGAGAATTTAAAAATAATGACGCAATGTTTTGCAAGATTCAACAAAATGATTAGATAATTTTGACTTATATGAGATTATGTAATTTTTTCTAATCAGAAATATTGTCTATCAGGATTTTGTAATGTGTCTTTATGACTTAAAGGGGATGATAGAACAAAGTATATTTTTAAAATAAATCTTATTGATAAGATAGAAAGGATGATTATTAAAAAATGGGAAAATTAAAGAGTAAAAGAAAATGGATTAAAGTTTTAGGCTCAGTAGGTCTTTCGTTATTAATGACAATGGGAATAATGAATACAAGTGTTGTTAATGTCAATGCTTTGACTATGACTGAAGTGTTAGTTGGAAAAAAGGTCACATTCTATGTTAATGAAAGTATTAATGTTTTTGATGCATTAAAAGCAACAGATGAAAGATTAGGACATCTGGATACAGGATGTTTTACAAATTTAACATTAAATTATTCTACGTCAGGAAGGGATTATTATAGTATATCTGGTAAGCTTGTTACAGGTATAAAATCAGGGACTACAACGATTCTTATTTCAGGTGCTGCAAATTGTGGGCAGTATCAGATTTATGAAACCTTTCAGAACACAGCTATTACTATTGAAATAAAAAAACGTGATGGTACAAAACCAACTGGTTTTATAGTTAATGATTCAACTAAGAATGGAAAAGAAGGAAGTATAACGGGATTAAATCCTTTAATTGTTTATGAATATAAAAATGTTGACAATATAGGCTCCTCATATATTAAAATTCCTGCTGGTACAACAAGTATAAATTTACCTAAAGGACATTATAATTTAAGAGTAGCAGAAACTGATACAACAAATGCAAGTAAGGCAGAAAGCATAACGATTAAAGAACCAGCCCAGACACCAGATATCCCAACAGTCACACAAAGAACAGATACAGCTATCAAAATTGCTGGTAAAACTGGTGAAGTATATTCAATAGATGGTGGTCAAACATGGGTTAATAATCCAGTTTTCCAAAATCTAACAGCAGATACTGAATATACAGTTCTTGCTAAGAAATTGGGTGTTGAAAATGAATATACAACAGACAGTGAGACAAGTCGCCTCGTTGTAAAGACAAAAGCAAGTACAAATTCAGTAGCACAGGCTATGGAACCAGAGGTTTTGTCATATAATGATACAACAATTAAGATTAAAGCCAATGCAGATGAAGAGTATTCAATTGATGGTGGTCAAACATGGAATAAAACAGGTGAATTTAAAAATCTATCTCCAAACCAATCTTACAATGTTGTAGCAAGAAAAGCTGAAACAGATAGTGCAATGGCAGGACCAGTTTCAAATGCAAAAACAATCAAAACGAAAATATCTTCAAATGATGTGCCTGCTCCAGTCAATACTCCAGTATTAAAAGCAACAGATCAATCAGTTGAAGTGATGAATCCAGATTCAAAAAATGAATATTCTATTGATAATGGAAAGACATGGATAAAACCAACAGGTAATCAAGTTATCTTTACAGGTTTAGAAGAAGGAAAGAAATACAGCGTTTTAGCAAGAACCGCAGAAACAGATACAGCCATGCCTAGTACTGCAACAAAGGCTACTGATATTACAACTTTATGTCATTTGACAGGAAATATATCAGCAAAAAATTACCCAGTTTCAATGAAGATTTTAGATTCAAAAACAGGCGAAGTTATCCAAGAAATAGAAACTGATAACCAAGGAAATTATAGTACATTACTACCTAAAGGTGATTATAAGATTGTAGCTGATTCTAATGGTGAAAGTTTAATCACTGATATTCAATTGGAACCTAATGATACTGATAAAAACTTAGTATTACAACAAGGAGCTTTGATTAGTGGAACTGTTTATGATGATGAAGGAAATCCTATTGCAAATGCAAAAGTTGTTATTGAAACGCCAAAAGGAAATATAGAATTAACAACAGATCAACAAGGCAACTATTATACAGATGCTATTGAAGATGGTAAATATCAATCATATATTTATACAACTCAAGGAATACCTCAATCTACAGCAACTACTGTGGAAGTAAAACAAGGACAAATGACAACTGCATCTGGAACGGAATTAAAACCAGGACTTATCACTAAAGGTGAGATAGTTGCAGATACTAATGGAGATGGAAAGTTAGATCCAATTCAAAATGGAAAAGTTGAATTAATAGATAAAAATGGCAAGATTTTTGAAACTACAACTGATGCAAATGGTTCTTATATATTACCATCAGTTGCACCAGGAACTTATCAATTAAAAGTAACTGACTCAAAAACAGGAGCAGTTATCGAAAGAACCATTCAAATTGGTAATGATAATTCAACAGCATTAGGAACAACTCCTGAAAAGATTGATGGAACTGTAGAAATCAATGCAGAAAAATTTATTCAAAATAATTTAACTGATGCAAATCAAAACGTTATTACAAAGTCTACAGGTGAAAATTATAAGATAATTTTAGATGCTCAAGATGCATGGAATGAATTAACACAACAAGAAAAAGATGAAACAAATAAGATTCTCGTTAATAAATATAATGGTTTGACATATCCTGAATTATTAAAGCAAGCGGAGTCTATTCAAACACAAGTTCAAAATTTTATTAAAGATCATATGTCATTAAATGATCAAACAATAACAGAAGTCAATAAAGATACATATGCTACAATCATTTCAGCTAAAGATGCATGGGATAAATTAAGCGAAGATGAAAAACAAGCAGCTAATGATGCATTGAAAGTAGCAGGTGCTACACAAACATATGAAGAAATGTTAGCACAAGCAGTAGCTGTTAAAGAAGTAGGTAATCAATTTATTAAAGATCATATGACATTAAATGGTCAAACAGTAACAGAAGTCAATAAAGATACATATGCTACAATCCTTTCAGCTAAAGATGCATGGGATAAATTAAGCGAAGATGAAAAACAAGCAGCTAATGATGCACTGAAAGTAGCAGGTGCTACACAAACATATGAACAAATGTTAGCAGCAACAAAGGCAAAAGTTAATCAATCTGCAATAGATTTTATTAATAAATATGTAAGTGATAAGAATAAAAACATTTATAAAGAAGCTAATAAATCTAATTATATGCAAATTCTATCAGGTAGTGATGTATGGAGTAAGTTAAGCGAATCAGAAAAAGATGCGATTAATGCTATACTCATTCATGCTGGTAGTAAAAATTATGAAGATTTATTAAAGCAAGCTAATGTTGTAAAAAAATCTGTTCAAACAAATGATAACACGAACATTGTACCTTTATATGCTTTATTGGCAGTATCTCTATTATTAGGAAGTTATATTATAGGAAAGAGAAAAAAAGAAAATGATTAGATGAAATGCCAAGAGATTTTCTCTTGGTATTTCTGTATAGGAAGAGAATAATGAAATCGAGTGATAAAATATATTTAATACTAAACAATGATGAAACACAATATCAAAATAAAAGACAGGAATCAATGATCTATAAGCAATTAGAAAGATTTGTTGAACAAGCTAGATATGTTGACTGCAAAGTTGCGGTTTATGAATTAAAAGAGATTGTTCCAATGAATATACTAAAAAAAAGAATATAAAAGAAGAAAAGGAATATTTTTTATTCTATTAATAAATGAATAATCTATTTAATCTTGTTAAAAATATTGAATAAATAATAAAAAAATATAATTTAAATTAAGTGATATTATGGGTTAATTTGTGAAGGCGATAAAGGAAGAAAATATGTTGAAATAGTGATTATTTTTTTCTTGTATTTAATGTGAAAAATGATACAATAGAAATGCTTATAGGAGGAATGTTTATGAAATTATCAAAAGAAATTGGTATTGACTTAGGAACAGCTAACATTCTTATTTATGTTAAAGGTGAAGGTATTGTTGTGAATGAACCTTCAGTTGTAACTATCAATACTGAAACAAATAGACCAATCGCTGTAGGTGAAGAAGCAAGAGATATGCTTGGGAAAACGCCAGGTAAATTTCAAGCTATTCGTCCTCTTAAAGATGGTGTTATCGCAGATTTTCAAATTACAGAAATATTATTGACTCATTTTATTAATAAATTAAACTTAAAAGGTGTATTCTCTAGACCAACAATTTTAATTTGTTGTCCATCAAATATCACATCAATTGAAAAGAGTGCTATTCAGGATGTGGCTTTAAGATGTGGAGCAAAAAGAGTTTATATTGAAGAAGAACCTAAAGTGGCAGCTATTGGAGCTGGTTTAGATATTTCTAAACCATCTGGTAATATGGTTGTTGATATTGGTGGGGGAACTACAGATGTAGCTGTTCTTTCATTAGGAGATATCGTTACAAGTACTTCATTAAAAGTTGCTGGAGATAGAATGGATTCTGAATTAATTAAATTTGTAAAAGATAAATACAAATTATTAATTGGTGATCGTACAGCAGAAGAAATTAAAGTGACTATTGGTACTGCTTATGGAGCTTCTGCAAATGATGTTATGGATGTAAGAGGTAGAGACTTAGTTACAGGATTACCACATACAATCCAATTAAATGCTTTAGAAACACAAGAAGCTTTACAAGAATGTTGTACAACAATCTTAAGAGCTACAAAACAAGTATTAGAACAAACACCACCTGAATTATCAGCTGATATTGTTAATAAAGGTGTATTCTTAACTGGAGGTGGAGCTTTGCTTCACAATTTAGATAAATATTTAGAAGAAGGTTTAGGAGTTCCTGTATTTGTTGCTGACAATGCATTAGATTGTGTTGCTGAAGGTTGCGGAATTATGTTAGAAAACACACAATATTTAAAATAAGAATTGAGTTATCTCATAATGGGATAACTTTTTTTGATTCTTGTTTTCTTTTCCTGTAAATTTAAACATTTGTTTTTATTTTCTGTTAGAATAATGTTCGGAGGTTGAGAATATGGGTAATAAGAAGTATTTTTTCTTTGATATAGATGGAACATTAGCAGTTGGAACACCTGGTGATCAATATGTTCCTGAATCAGCAAAGTTAGCTTTAAAGAAATTAGAGGAACAAGGTCATTTTTTAGCAATCGCTACAGGGAGAAGCTATGCAATGGCTAAAGACCATATGAAAGAATTAGGTTTTGAAAATATGGTTAGTGATGGTGGTAATGGAATTACGATTA
Coding sequences within:
- a CDS encoding ferritin-like domain-containing protein, producing the protein MKYYVDKPYPSIDQLDINIHYGQMILSNVGGLHSEMNAVSLYFYNNVIMENSWKDLSIAMHEISIVEMHHLDIFAKMCCKLGIDPRLWDCQNDFLEYWSPGYNVYPRQIQTMLENAIIQEQNTIDIYQYQISCIDEPVIQNVLQRIILDEQLHIQIFEKFLNEYNSRFHQ
- a CDS encoding GNAT family N-acetyltransferase, with protein sequence MKIRKSTCTDVKDIMVLVHQAQNYFKENNIDQWQDGYPNSETILDDIHKQHSYVLINDDKIVGTMYFAIEDDPCYAVIQGQWLTSQQRYAIIHRIVVDETMKGQNLANQLLDYVTSQCFHNNIKSIRIDTHMDNQSMQRFLTKHDFIACGTITLASGAPRIGFEKILNK
- a CDS encoding GNAT family N-acetyltransferase, which gives rise to MKIELKSLADIDPCELANAANDSHIHQYLRNSFPYPYTLDHAMSFITHSLTNRAVDFGIVVNDICVGCVGVTFHKDIYMKNCDIGYWLNSHYWGLGIMSKVVHMLCRYLFDYYPITKICAEVYAENIASAQVLEHNHFVKEGYLKNHVFKDGKYHDLILYGLRENDYEN
- a CDS encoding aldo/keto reductase gives rise to the protein MLYYQLPHTDLTVSRIALGCMRIADKSVDDVEKLIYAALDEGINFFDHADIYGAGKSEAVFGEVLQRHPELREKMIIQTKCAIVPGKRYDFSKEHIIKSVKASLDRLHTDYVDILLLHRPDALCDPKEVAEAFDELYDAGLVKYFGVSNHTPLQIELLQKYTKHPIIINQLQLSIVHSVMIDSGLNMNMKEAWAQDKDGGVLDYCRLKDITIQPWSVVQASWAEGTFLDNPDYQKLNDVMQELADEYHVTKSAIAIAWLLRHPACMQPIVGTTSPAHLKESSQACDVQLTRQQWYDLYLASEKPLP
- a CDS encoding DUF1146 domain-containing protein encodes the protein MVYHIVNVVVYVISIAMAMFGLSCFRFENYIKPTKIREFYLFYIVASVALGYLFASFILSFGTLSFQL
- the spoIID gene encoding stage II sporulation protein D, which gives rise to MKTIYTKLLFVCVLILMIGCLHYQEAITYLQSHYQSQNKQSDYTVTVKTKSKTLKVPLEDYVVGVVAGEMPVSFEVEALKAQVVAARTFVLSRKLKVDNTTNSQVYLTDEQMKKNWGDNYQKNKAKIEKAVKETSYEVMTYQGEYISAMFFSSSNGKTVNCEDYFTGEVAYLKSVDSHWDVSIDPTNERKKTFTKQELAKAFGVTSPNIEITSYTSSGYVKNVIVNGKTYTGREVREKLSLASSCFQISLSSKGYTFTTKGSGHGVGMSQYGAQAMAKENKNYKDILNHYYQNIEIRSIES
- a CDS encoding M23 family metallopeptidase; amino-acid sequence: MKKRSFKYKKALGITLALALFLGGIGVVQKVLDNHTSDFEDESVVKVEEKKKTTEETEKKTIENLKSPVKDGIGIVRYYYNKDDDAPKQEQSLILFEGVYRPNQGVDYANKNETFDVLASISGTVTKKTNDPVLGWVVTITNSDKISTTYESLSSVSVEMNKTVKQGDVIGKSGENVYEADLKNHLHFILQKDDQLFNPEKYIGQPLNTIK
- a CDS encoding carboxypeptidase regulatory-like domain-containing protein — translated: MGKLKSKRKWIKVLGSVGLSLLMTMGIMNTSVVNVNALTMTEVLVGKKVTFYVNESINVFDALKATDERLGHLDTGCFTNLTLNYSTSGRDYYSISGKLVTGIKSGTTTILISGAANCGQYQIYETFQNTAITIEIKKRDGTKPTGFIVNDSTKNGKEGSITGLNPLIVYEYKNVDNIGSSYIKIPAGTTSINLPKGHYNLRVAETDTTNASKAESITIKEPAQTPDIPTVTQRTDTAIKIAGKTGEVYSIDGGQTWVNNPVFQNLTADTEYTVLAKKLGVENEYTTDSETSRLVVKTKASTNSVAQAMEPEVLSYNDTTIKIKANADEEYSIDGGQTWNKTGEFKNLSPNQSYNVVARKAETDSAMAGPVSNAKTIKTKISSNDVPAPVNTPVLKATDQSVEVMNPDSKNEYSIDNGKTWIKPTGNQVIFTGLEEGKKYSVLARTAETDTAMPSTATKATDITTLCHLTGNISAKNYPVSMKILDSKTGEVIQEIETDNQGNYSTLLPKGDYKIVADSNGESLITDIQLEPNDTDKNLVLQQGALISGTVYDDEGNPIANAKVVIETPKGNIELTTDQQGNYYTDAIEDGKYQSYIYTTQGIPQSTATTVEVKQGQMTTASGTELKPGLITKGEIVADTNGDGKLDPIQNGKVELIDKNGKIFETTTDANGSYILPSVAPGTYQLKVTDSKTGAVIERTIQIGNDNSTALGTTPEKIDGTVEINAEKFIQNNLTDANQNVITKSTGENYKIILDAQDAWNELTQQEKDETNKILVNKYNGLTYPELLKQAESIQTQVQNFIKDHMSLNDQTITEVNKDTYATIISAKDAWDKLSEDEKQAANDALKVAGATQTYEEMLAQAVAVKEVGNQFIKDHMTLNGQTVTEVNKDTYATILSAKDAWDKLSEDEKQAANDALKVAGATQTYEQMLAATKAKVNQSAIDFINKYVSDKNKNIYKEANKSNYMQILSGSDVWSKLSESEKDAINAILIHAGSKNYEDLLKQANVVKKSVQTNDNTNIVPLYALLAVSLLLGSYIIGKRKKEND
- a CDS encoding rod shape-determining protein, which translates into the protein MKLSKEIGIDLGTANILIYVKGEGIVVNEPSVVTINTETNRPIAVGEEARDMLGKTPGKFQAIRPLKDGVIADFQITEILLTHFINKLNLKGVFSRPTILICCPSNITSIEKSAIQDVALRCGAKRVYIEEEPKVAAIGAGLDISKPSGNMVVDIGGGTTDVAVLSLGDIVTSTSLKVAGDRMDSELIKFVKDKYKLLIGDRTAEEIKVTIGTAYGASANDVMDVRGRDLVTGLPHTIQLNALETQEALQECCTTILRATKQVLEQTPPELSADIVNKGVFLTGGGALLHNLDKYLEEGLGVPVFVADNALDCVAEGCGIMLENTQYLK